The Silene latifolia isolate original U9 population chromosome Y, ASM4854445v1, whole genome shotgun sequence sequence AGGAGAGATAGGGTCCCCTTGCCTTAACCCTCTTTTGCCTTTAAAATAACCAAAACTACCACCATTGAGACACAGAGAGAAGGATGTGGATCTTATGCAAGTCATAACTTTATGAGTAAAATCAGTAGGAAATTTCAAGCCCTGAAATAATTGTTCAACAAAATCCCATTCCACTGCGTCATAAGCTTTCTGGAGGTCAATTTTAAACAAACATCTTGGTGACACAACATTCTTGTTATACATCTTGACAATGTCCTGACAAATAAGTACATTCTCTATAATAGATCTTCCTTTAATAAAGGCTCCTTGATTGTCACTTATGAGATAGGGCAAGACTTGTGACAGTCTATTACATAGTAATTTAGATATTACCTTGTAaatcatattacaacatgcaATAGGTCTAAATTGTTTGACAGTGGTTGGCCTCTCACATTTTGGAATGAGAGTAATGTTAGTGGCATTTATCTGGTTCAGAAGCTTACCAGTGGAGAAGAAATCTTTGATAGCATCACACACATCTTCTCTTATAAACTCCCAACTATCCTTGAAAAATGCACTTGTGTATCCATCAGGCCCTGGAGACTTGTCAATTGGAGTGTCAAAGAAGATTTTTTTGATTTCAGCATTGGTGACAGGTGCATTTAACAACAGAACATGGTCCTGAGTACAGAATTTCCCCTCATTTAGAACACACTGTCTCACATGTTCAGTAGGTTTATTCCTGCCTAGGAGAGTTTGATAATAGTCAAGAAAGGCATTTTGTATGGTCTGGCTCTCAGTGCAAACATTACCATATTGATCTTCAATCTGGATCACTTTATTCATACTAATTCTCTTCTTTATGGCCCCATGAAAATATGAAGTATTACAGTCACCCTCTTCTATCCACTGGGACTTGGCTTTCTAACTCAGGAAGCTGTCTCTTGCTACACTCAACTTCTTAAGATCAGCAGCAGCCTGAGATTCCTTCTGCATCAGTTCAGTATTGTGAATATCAGTGGCTAACTGTTTCAGCAGATCCTAGAGTCTGGTTTCAGCTATCAGAGTGTTGTTAACAATATCAGGATAGCAACTCATATGCAATGCCTTCAAAGCAGGTTTTAGAGCTTTCAATTCCTTAATGACAGCAAACATTTTATGCCCTGGGTAGTTTTTGTTCCATTGTTCAGTAACTGTGGGTATAAAATCATCTGCTTTGCCCCACATATTGTAGTACTTAAAACTAGCTCTCCTGCCACCCCCTATCTCACAGTTGCCCACAGTACAAGGGCAATGATCAAATAATCCCTCTAGGTGGAAGTGTGCCATCATATTAGGGAACTGGTTCATCCACTCCTGATTAACCATGAACCTGTCCAGTCGACTAAACACTCTAGTAAGTGGTTCCTGTTTATTGGTCCATGTGTAGTAAGCCCCAGTAGCAGCAATATCAGTGACACCACAGGTAGCAATACAGTCCAGAAATTCATCCATATCAGCCTGTCTGGTGTTAGCACCCAGTCTTTCATTAGGATCAATAACAGTGTTAAAATCTCCTGCCAAAGCCCAAGCCCCACTGCATTGACCGCAATAATTTCTAACTTCTGCCATAGGTCTCTTCTTCCAATACCATCATTGTAAGCATACACCATTGTGAACCAAAACTGTTGCTGAGATATCCTAGCAGTTACTCTTGTATGGATAAATTGTGCATCATATTGACACACCATGACATAAAAAAGATTAGGTTTCCAGAGAATCCATACACATCCTCCTTGGTGCAGACTACTATTAGTTGTGACACACCATCCATCTAACATAGTGCTAGAAATGTTACTCACATTTTTTGCATTTATTTTGGTCTCAACTAATCCAAACAGACCAATATCTTTATTATGTATAAACCATTTCACCGTTTtttgtttatttacattattCAATCCACAAACATTCCAAAATCCTATGTTATTCATTAATAATGTTGGACTGAGGGGTAACCTTTTGGCCAATGCCAACTTTTGGAATTACATCACCTTCCACAGCAGCTCTGTAGGAACCAGTCTTATGGTGAGTTGCTGGTGCAGGAGAAGAACAAGGGGTGCATTCATGAGATTTCACCTGCTCTGTACTGGGTTGTACAATGTTCTGAACAGCTACAGGCTTTGGCTTCCAAACTTGTTGTACTGGTTTAGGCACTTGCTTATTTGTTGCAGGTTTCCTGCAAGTATTCATTTCATGCAATATTCCTTTACATTTGGTACACACTGAtggtttccattcatattcaatCCCCACATAAATCAACTTGCCAGATTCATCTAAAAATCTCACCTTAGAGGGGAATTTTTGGCCAACATGAAGCTCAATCATAACACGTGCAAAACCCAGTCTTGTTTTGTCCACTGTTGCTTGATCCGCCTTCTGGAATTTGCCTACCAGGTCTGCTATGGCAGGCAAACACTTACCCCAGAATTTGAGGGGTAAATCATGAATCCTTATCCATGCAGGCACCTTTTTAATGTCCTCCTTTATTAACTCAAAATTCACATCCCAGGGTCGAATTATCAGGGGCTTGTTATCAAACATAAAGTGACCTGCCTGCAATATGGCTTCCCTATCCTTGGTATTCTTGAATCGTACTAGAAATATCCCATTTGGCATAAAGGATATCCTATCTACATTGTGCTTCTGCCATATTCGATGAATAAATCCTTGCAAAACCTCCCATGGAGGATTTGCTCCTAGAACAAAGCAGTACACCGCATTGTTCCAGAATTCAATTTCTTCTTTTGTGTCTTCTGTGGTGAACTGCAAGATATTTTCAGTATTCTCTTCTTCCTCAGAAACCACGACACGCTTTCTTCCTCTTTGTGTGACCCATGCATTATTTTCAATATCTGTATCTGTCACATCTTCTACTATAACTTCCTCAACCAGTTGATTATCATCAACCTCATCAAACTGTAATCCAGGGACACCATTAATTTCCTGCATAGTTTTTGTTTTTATCACATCTTCCTCTTGTGGACCCGTTTTCTTAGTTTTCTCCTTACTATTAGTACTTTTCCTTGCTGATTTCATCTTTTGAAGCCTACTAGAATGCTTATGCTTCGTCTTGCTAGATGAATTACGTGCCATTGATGAGAAATCAAGCTGAAAAGTACGTGAAAAGTAGGTTGCGTAGGGTTTTTCCTTTAGGGTTCATAATCGCCTACTtagggttttttttatttttttgccgAGAGAAGACGAACAACAATGTTTCCGGAAAATACTTACCGTATTGCATTGGCACTAGCATGTTATTATAATTCACGTAAAAGGAGCTTGGCATTGTGCCTATTCAAATACTAGTCAATTACTTATTATAGTGAATGAATTGTGTAAGCTTTGGTTATTCTGTTTTGGCGACGATCTTGGGGGATAGTTTGTGATTTGGATAGGTCAGGCATGGCGGTGGCTGTGGATCTTAAATGGAAAGGCcaggcacggggatgtggaaGATTCATGGACCTTGGTGTGGATAGGAATGCAGGACATGGTGTTTCGAGTTGGTCATGGACCTGGCGTGTGTAGCCCATATGGTGTGGCTGAGCTTGGGATGAGGGCATctgttagaaatatatatctcattccttaacatattcttatatgttacaaattaatttagtcataaaattaaattgcaaatcttatgcatgcaaacaataaaaagataaggaagaaatcatcatcttacattgaagatttcggattattaggcacaagtaagatctccttcttacttgttcttgagcactcctaaaatggatgaacatagattcaagtatagaatctctctcaaaagtgaatacccaagataaccccttaattagattaatattattagatctagaataataataatcttactaaaaattgacccaaaatattaatattagtctcttaatttcggttaagagaagatgaattttggagtgtttatttctctagtttttctagGGAGTTtttatatttcttacactagaaatattatcTTAAATTATGAATCAAAAGGatggagaaaaactctctataaggctcttggaaaaccggttgggagaaggagagggagagccaatgcatggacaagtttttcttctcaagaaaacataggtatgcatggctactagctaggcattatgattatgctttccactcaacataattaacataattaagtATAATACtcctccttattttcggtacatattgtgtaaaatggaaagtccattttacacattattttgtcaatttgtcacatgtaacatgttccaagacattatgtgtataaaatgtatttttaacaattaaaaatcaacatattaataaaatatgtctcTTATAAaatttaacctagtaattcataattacttgtaccaaaaagtgtttccgaattataaattacaacattctgtatttataataatttattcattctgtttcagtTTGTTTCCgtgaacaataatttcatctaagcaataaaacaattcgattacttagaccgtatcttatttaatcaaattataatgagacacgtaaatatcacctccaaaatcgtccgtcaattttaagtaatttaattaacttgtatcgtcatacgatcaattaagagtgttaccctttaggtatgacctaaggggatcaactgatcaccaccgtcgcacgacagtaatgtcaaactctagtcagccaatcattaccgatatgtgtggaccagttgactataaaatattacagcccacatgtattcttaaaaatgagacttaaacatgtgatcatcatgatagacagttgtgatcgcattattgtcggaggacacatattccaacagtctcccacttgtcctcgacaagtgtgcgtcaccaattctcttgtcctattactatctcccactcaatgcaaggtgtctttcaggtcgtacttgcaagtgatcatatcgagagtggtttcctcgatctggagaataactgattgaccggaattatctaccatagataccttccgagcgtggccacgtatttccagttcattactcctcgagtggccctgaaatATTGtcttaaccctgacaaaggggtggacaattcctatcgcacttattcccttcgactagccacagccatcataacccaaaatatgcccatttgaccccatttacgaaggtcgtagtaacacaaatcaaagttaatctgaaactgtgccatcttaggcgaacagtctttagtcaaaagaatcgactcgttagactactatagtagctctcgccacgaccaggctatataaatttgccagaactctataagcggtcataaggcccgacaaagtgttcctaacagtctgcctatgtgatcgactagtcatctcacatgactctatggcacttgaacttgccatcaatcgcatcacactctagtcacttcgagacgtcacctcatataagtgactatgggcgaatactatgttaatccgagttcactttaacggggttcaatattgtctctacaacccgtttggatgtaacaaagtataaaaggagttttctgatttaaaaactcgaacgataaatgtgattatcacatgagtagtcaatacttgattactacttcatattcaataatccagtttgatcttgaatgtagttgttcatctcaattcaattgaaatgacatgactcatcatgttaagcctataagaaggctttggttagtaggttttatcaacttcttgtaccttactcaaccttactacatactcgtattcctttgtaatgtatacatttgcattacaaaactttctaagtacgtgtcgagatccaatcaagacataggccctctagcctcaaaatagctcccactgttttcacagtgtgcgggactcatccttcttgcacatctcatgattgcaagtgtactcaatttccattataaatatctctcattgttctttattgcctagaacgattctagcaaatctatttcttaaataacatagccacaatggttactTAACCattttgatgtgttttgattatggttttgtcgaaaaccatgtgcaatctcaattgtcatttgtgtaacactcttacacaaaattgcatcaaaaaaactatgcattacatccttaatgcttctacaagcacttaagggtaatctttatggcttaccgggtaactattacttaaattcgatttgaaacaattcatcatactcaaagtatatgaagtgttatacatcatttcctatttaattgattcggcagcggaagcaaatggaatcaatcaaatatgttcaacttgattgaactagtcatgaatcttatcaacataagacttcttatttgacgctaatatcatgtagatttatctccataaatctggatattaaagatctattataatactccataagtcttaaatcatCCCCAATTATCAatgtgtcatccacatataagactaattaaaatttttgtaactcccactaaactccatgtataaacacaacttctcgacttatcgagaaaagttttataacatgatcaaaacattgattccaactcactgatgtcctacttaagaccctctcttaagtttcacattatcttaggattgcaagaatctacaaaactcaagacatgtattgaatacattccttctaattgaagaagtgggttttagattcactcgctatgtatttcataataatgaaacacaatccctaagaagatccaaatagacttaagcatttcaaccagtgcaaaactctttgccaccaatcaagttttgaaatctctctttattagtgcaaaaccctttgtcactaatcaaggcttttatttcggattttcatggctctaagccttgtattgagttgtgacttaaacattctcatgtaagtcatacgttcattactttctagaagtaatcaacttgaaccaaacgatttctttgtaagttgtaagcttgttactttcttaaaagtaacactaattcatcatcctcaacaagtgatgactttaacctcctaggttgagaagaaacaacgtcttacacaaaatgtctcatgtagctaagaaagaccagtttcttgcgacataacattctttgtggctctttgaataatttctcccactctgtcttctagaaataaacttataTTCTagtaagacagtttcacgagccacaaactcgttatattcgtgataattgaaagggaaaaatgagcatttgtttcttgtgtaagcttacaaacatggtaccctacgattttatatctcatatgattcgttttagatttagtggaaaaataatttagacaaaatgataaaatccccaaaatgatcaagtaactcaaagtaacttgattgaagtccaaaccatatcgaatagcgtttgatttcttatccaaacacatattattccataatgcgtgctaagagagattaatttgtgatactatatcacatttctcttggcttatatcaaagtcttcactttgataatcccatcacgacttaatCGTGATTAatgaaactctttgaactccttcaaagatttctctttttatcttattaagtaaacatattggtgtcaacttaaattgatggtaaaagaaaatgatcaacctattctgtatcaatgatttacaacctcgatctccttttcaaccaaaaagcacgagatatcttgctttgaatacaagatacgcatataccattaacaatctaatggtctcaagagtactcgataactctttgcgttcatcatttgagaatctaaggtttaatcttgggttaataatttgagtcttgcatcatgaACATGATATATCaatctagtttggtttagaatatattcaccttgacaATGGGCTATCCATACATCAAATcacggtgtatagggtcacaaaagtgaaacctcttttgtatcttaacaagtttatattcttatttagagtttatgcacttaatagtcataattaagtacaactctaaacccaaaaactagattgagtacacaatgactctatctctcaacatttttgttgctagtcgtcatattctaatcattctatgta is a genomic window containing:
- the LOC141628959 gene encoding uncharacterized protein LOC141628959 produces the protein MAEVRNYCGQCSGAWALAGDFNTVIDPNERLGANTRQADMDEFLDCIATCGVTDIAATGAYYTWTNKQEPLTRVFSRLDRFMVNQEWMNQFPNMMAHFHLEGLFDHCPCTVGNCEIGGGRRASFKYYNMWGKADDFIPTVTEQWNKNYPGHKMFAVIKELKALKPALKALHMSCYPDIKESQAAADLKKLSVARDSFLS